Proteins found in one Sporosarcina sp. FSL K6-3457 genomic segment:
- a CDS encoding HAMP domain-containing sensor histidine kinase: MKSYTFKNKFSRIPIKWMLTLWSACLIFVLFIAYNSVQYIFVEKWMIGQEKKQVEQQMNDILNEILEREARFTQAELPKIRSYLNKRNQNNQLIRIIDQQGNKVIAVSEGIPEEWIAPVQKTKTEIVIVEEAGHSLLVLRSPITIHTFNGTIEIIKNMNRFQKMTEALFRVFVLSGIGAVVLSGLGGGLLAWQLLKPLQSMAKTMKNVKRKGLQERMIVHDKEDEITTLMRIFNDMMDQVEISYARQSQFVEDASHELRTPIAIMDGHMSLLLRWGKDDPKVLEESLNISYYELTRLKSLVQDLLTLTRMEQDRNAPDEVTSRADRTMLHIIGQCEQLHPQFTFETAFSGFNNQEVLISERHLEQLMLILLDNAVKYSAAGSSIHVTGSVHKDEAVFVVTDCGIGIPEKDLPYVMDRFYRVEKMRSRKLGGTGLGLAIAKRLVDRYNGYMTIQSKEGAGTAVTISLSSRLHNNKLEVEFNETAD; the protein is encoded by the coding sequence ATGAAAAGTTATACTTTTAAGAACAAATTTTCACGGATACCAATTAAATGGATGCTAACCTTATGGTCGGCTTGCCTTATTTTTGTATTGTTCATCGCCTATAATTCCGTGCAATATATATTTGTCGAGAAATGGATGATTGGTCAGGAGAAAAAGCAGGTAGAACAACAGATGAACGATATTTTGAATGAGATTTTGGAAAGAGAAGCTAGATTTACTCAAGCCGAGTTGCCAAAAATTCGCAGTTATTTAAATAAGAGAAACCAGAACAACCAGCTGATTCGTATCATCGATCAGCAAGGGAATAAGGTAATCGCAGTATCAGAAGGGATTCCTGAAGAGTGGATTGCCCCAGTACAAAAGACGAAGACCGAAATCGTTATTGTTGAGGAGGCGGGACATTCCTTACTTGTATTGAGGAGCCCGATTACAATCCATACCTTTAATGGAACAATTGAAATCATAAAAAATATGAATCGATTCCAGAAGATGACGGAAGCTTTATTTCGTGTGTTCGTTCTTTCGGGAATTGGGGCTGTCGTCCTAAGTGGTTTAGGCGGTGGATTGCTCGCGTGGCAATTACTAAAGCCCCTTCAGTCAATGGCCAAGACGATGAAGAATGTCAAACGCAAAGGATTACAGGAGCGAATGATAGTCCATGACAAAGAAGATGAAATCACTACCCTGATGAGAATTTTTAACGACATGATGGATCAAGTTGAGATTTCTTACGCTCGGCAAAGCCAATTCGTAGAGGATGCTTCGCATGAATTGAGAACGCCCATTGCTATTATGGACGGGCATATGTCCCTTTTACTTCGTTGGGGCAAGGATGATCCTAAAGTTTTAGAAGAATCTTTAAACATTTCCTACTATGAGCTAACGCGGCTAAAATCACTCGTTCAGGATTTACTCACTCTCACAAGAATGGAGCAGGATAGAAATGCTCCTGATGAAGTTACGTCGCGAGCAGATCGGACGATGCTCCATATCATTGGACAATGTGAGCAACTTCATCCCCAATTTACATTTGAAACTGCTTTTTCAGGCTTCAATAATCAGGAGGTATTAATTTCTGAAAGGCATTTGGAGCAACTGATGTTGATTTTATTGGATAATGCAGTGAAATACTCTGCAGCCGGCTCCTCTATACATGTTACAGGTTCTGTACATAAAGATGAGGCGGTTTTTGTAGTTACAGATTGTGGAATAGGCATTCCTGAAAAGGATTTACCATATGTAATGGACCGTTTCTATCGGGTAGAAAAGATGCGAAGTCGGAAGTTGGGGGGAACAGGTCTTGGTTTGGCAATCGCCAAGCGGCTAGTCGATCGCTACAACGGTTATATGACTATCCAAAGTAAGGAAGGGGCAGGAACGGCTGTGACCATTTCATTATCGAGTCGTCTTCACAATAATAAGCTGGAGGTTGAATTCAATGAAACAGCGGATTAA